A section of the Humulus lupulus chromosome 2, drHumLupu1.1, whole genome shotgun sequence genome encodes:
- the LOC133816841 gene encoding protein MODIFIER OF SNC1 1-like isoform X1, translating into MTSSTLSGDRRWPSSAKRGGLTVLGKVVVPKPINLPSQRSENNGSDPKVEIVPKGTLGWGSKSSSPWGSSSLSHNTDGGGGSPSHLSGRPSSGSGTRPSTASSDRAHEPTTNVCGPNSRPSSASGALTSNQTSLVALRPHSAETRPGSSQLSRFAEYSEQVAWNAAGTAENLQGVTPSKNDGFSLTSRDFPTLGSAKENSDQSSRSRPGSSSSGLGTTKERIETSGASNISTSDNVKNSTVNSWKRDSPPNFEDGGRPGKEKWQGNPQTYPTFPQHYDGWCGPPLNSPQGGVWFRGPLGGPYGNLAAPAGYPMEPFPYYCPQIPTACLPNPHPVPPLGVGPRGPHPKNGDMYRPHMPDAFMGPGMRIRPDFYPGPLAYEGYYGPPTGYCSLNERDVPFMGMAAGPSIYNVYSGQRAIDPGNSQGRSSEYGSTNQTQIGEQVESIHPKDNQGPYKVLLKQHDSDDRKTEEHRSKSVVATDASREDQPRTFWEDDWRSYKKDEGSDLRKAPVEEASFQNSDNKGAPLVLAKVKSPRIGGNMKAIIDISGKKLESESIGLLKVPQPLIAAPKDSSLIQKIERLNAKARASDGRNEAINASSGEDRKNKFQANAKVMQNRNESSVGSSYLETCTTEISNSDTQQVVMSVGDKNLDSRAGTETNITRRSTHSSQSRDDHYGRGRIITQEVEGWQKEPSISESAAVVSTVYLETSNIHVQDHHNGFSENSGSVSLSHGKFEGRSVLPMFDRSDNQSQRAKMKELVKQKAKQLQEEEEERNKKQIARAFAKLEELNRRTQAIEVSTQKLENPSSGTVQNKQEESQPSGESSIGDKSYGMPKTGLGSKLNVVAQVDKGCTSGVENSCLSRGKLPSEALKSVSGEPVRMHAQSMPLQQEINGAIAAHNSSGPQAHESKVSKQKHTSFKQKQATSTEAPKTQADVEDKVTSLGVVANEVLSSGGSTVTVKSNANVDSSVHPRKKNSKNGKNKHKLEDASALSTSSPLGSKENLANFSVESSQPKAYDFQLNPSAVQLQTISRDADRSSEQHPSSPSDDSHGRVNSRWKPQQSHRVPRNPQGNRPFEKFHGNDAVVVWAPVRLQNKTELTDKASHKNGVDGVDPSVKSHPQVQNNLKNKRAEMERYVPKPVAKEMAQHGGNHHPMTSAVDHTIFDGSIGRDNSESTHNTMMVAGKMGFSAEPQNGISRHNKQGKAQGSWRQRVSTKSSSTQVLQDAPSYTINHGQEMQKLNAHEHVQNPDAISVQEQQKSTTDEWSATDEWSTTDNSVSVESIPVPTVKDQGVAVRGKRHGFKGHKSMLNNRDLDRNKSSSAENDKSFTQSSTSEMSQIELSVVSKENLGIGEQSISHLQPKAQAVSTGHQQGNRHNISQNVGAEVVLTNKSQSNRHDGVLPPPTHGKVTNDSLRQIYRDQPVSGRINAEDASHVRQQEPRRESKSASLEGKPHLPYQGPGNPVEPPPGNFDARQEQHMSGFRKRGNQNSMFNKSQESRGDWNYSGQDNKQHIPPSHRERSRRNSHYEYQPVGPYNNKFSNYDGPKDGTDSSGSGARAWGRGGQNHSRRGGGNFTARQSGV; encoded by the exons ATGACATCAAGTACATTGTCTGGAGATCGAAG ATGGCCCTCTTCGGCCAAAAGAGGTGGCTTGACTGTTCTGGGGAAAGTTGTCGTTCCAAAACCTATTAACTTACCCAGTCAAAG GTCAGAAAATAATGGGTCGGATCCCAAAGTTGAAATTGTACCCAA GGGTACCCTTGGTTGGGGCAGCAAATCCTCTTCTCCATGGGGTTCTTCATCACTTTCTCATAATACTGATGGTGGTGGCGGCTCACCAAGTCATCTAAGTGGCCGCCCTTCTTCTGGAAGTGGCACTCGCCCATCTACTGCAAGCAGTGATAGAGCTCATGAACCTACAACTAATGTATGTGGTCCAAATTCTCGGCCATCGTCCGCTTCTGGGGCATTGACATCAAACCAGACATCACTGGTAGCATTGCGTCCCCATAGTGCAGAAACAAGGCCTGGTAGTTCACAGCTTTCTCGGTTTGCTGAATACTCTGAACAAGTGGCATGGAATGCTGCTGGGACTGCAGAAAACTTG CAGGGAGTGACACCATCCAAGAATGATGGATTTTCTCTTACTTCTAGAGACTTTCCAACACTTGGTTCAGCAAAAGAAAACTCTG ATCAGAGTTCTCGTAGCCGTCCTGGCTCATCCTCTAGTGGATTGGGAACAACTAAAGAGAGGATTGAAACATCTGGAGCTA GCAATATTTCTACCAGCGACAATGTAAAAAATAGCACAGTGAATTCTTGGAAAAGAGACAGTCCACCAAACTTTGAAGATGGAGGTAGACCTGGTAAGGAAAAGTGGCAGGGGAATCCCCAAACTTACCCTACCTTTCCACAACATTATGATGGTTGGTGTGGTCCTCCATTAAATAGTCCTCAAGGGGGTGTTTGGTTTAGGGGACCTCTGGGAGGTCCATATGGAAACCTGGCTGCTCCCGCTGGTTATCCAATGGAACCCTTTCCATATTATTGTCCACAGATTCCCACTGCTTGTCTTCCAAACCCACATCCAGTTCCCCCACTTGGAGTTGGCCCAAGAGGTCCACATCCTAAAAATGGGGATATGTACAGACCTCATATGCCAGATGCTTTCATGGGCCCAGGTATGCGTATCCGGCCTGATTTTTATCCTGGTCCATTAGCCTACGAGGGTTACTATGGTCCTCCTACAGGATACTGCAGTTTAAATGAACGAGATGTTCCTTTTATGGGAATGGCAGCTGGTCCTTCCATTTATAATGTGTACTCGGGTCAACGTGCTATTGATCCTGGCAATTCCCAGGGAAGGTCCAGCGAATATGGTTCTACCAACCAGACACAGATAGGAGAACAAGTGGAATCTATTCATCCTAAGGATAATCAAGGACCATACAAGGTTCTTCTGAAGCAGCATGATAGTGATGATAGAAAAACTGAGGAACATAGAAGCAAGAGTGTTGTAGCCACTGATGCATCAAGGGAAGACCAGCCAAGAACATTTTGGGAAGATGATTGGAGATCATATAAAAAGGATGAGGGGAGTGATTTAAGGAAAGCTCCCGTTGAAGAAGCTTCATTTCAGAATTCTGACAACAAAGGTGCTCCTTTAGTCCTTGCCAAAGTGAAATCCCCTAGAATTGGGGGGAACATGAAAGCCATCATTGACATTTCAGGGAAGAAATTGGAAAGTGAGTCCATTGGTTTGTTAAAGGTTCCACAACCACTCATTGCTGCCCCAAAAGATTCCAGTCTGATTCAGAAGATAGAAAGATTAAATGCAAAAGCACGTGCTTCTGATGGACGTAATGAAGCCATTAATGCTTCCAGTGGGGAAGATCGAAAAAATAAATTTCAAGCCAATGCAAAAGTTATGCAGAATAGGAATGAATCTAGCGTCGGGTCCTCATATCTTGAGACTTGTACAACTGAAATTAGCAACTCTGACACCCAACAAGTTGTCATGTCAGTTGGAGATAAGAACCTTGATTCAAGAGCTGGCACCGAGACAAACATCACAAG GAGATCTACACATTCCTCACAATCCAGAGATGATCATTATGGTAGAGGAAGAATTATTACCCAGGAGGTTGAAGGCTGGCAAAAGGAGCCTTCAATTTCTGAATCTGCTGCTGTTGTATCCACTGTGTATTTGGAAACTTCTAATATTCATGTGCAGGATCACCACAATGGATTTTCTGAAAATTCAGGTTCAGTGTCCCTTTCTCATGGCAAATTTGAGGGACGATCTGTGCTGCCAATGTTTGATCGAAGTGATAACCAATCCCAG CGTGCTAAGATGAAGGAGTTGGTTAAGCAAAAAGCCAAGCAACTacaggaggaagaggaggagcggAATAAGAAGCAGATAGCCAGGGCTTTTGCAAAGTTAGAAGAATTGAACAGGCGGACACAAGCCATTGAAGTGTCAACTCAAAAGCTGGAAAATCCTTCAAGTGGTACTGTTCAGAATAAGCAAGAAGAATCTCAGCCATCGGGTGAATCCTCTATAGGTGACAAGAGCTATGGGATGCCAAAGACAGGTTTGGGTTCTAAATTAAATGTAGTTGCTCAAGTTGACAAGGGCTGCACAAGTGGAGTTGAAAATTCCTGTTTATCACGTGGAAAACTACCTTCAGAGGCTCTAAAGAGTGTCTCTGGGGAACCTGTAAGGATGCATGCTCAATCCATGCCCTTGCAGCAAGAGATTAATGGTGCTATTGCTGCTCATAACAGTAGTGGTCCTCAAGCTCATGAAAGTAAGGTCTCTAAACAGAAGCATACAAGTTTTAAGCAAAAGCAAGCCACCTCCACTGAGGCCCCAAAGACTCAGGCGGATGTAGAAGATAAAGTTACATCTCTTGGTGTTGTAGCCAATGAAGTTCTCTCGAGTGGTGGGTCAACTGTCACAGTAAAATCAAATGCCAATGTAGATTCCTCTGTGCATCCTAGAAAGAAAAATAGTAAGAATGGGAAGAACAAGCACAAGTTAGAAGATGCTTCTGCATTATCTACTTCATCACCATTGGGATCAAAAGAGAACCTTGCAAATTTTTCTGTTGAAAGTTCTCAGCCAAAGGCATATGATTTTCAGTTGAATCCTAGTGCAGTTCAGTTGCAGACCATTTCGAGAGATGCAGATCGGTCTTCAGAGCAACACCCATCTTCACCAAGTGACGACTCTCATGGTAGAGTAAACAGCCGATGGAAACCTCAGCAGTCCCACAGAGTTCCAAGAAATCCACAAGGTAATAGACCTTTTGAAAAGTTTCACGGCAATGATGCTGTTGTTGTTTGGGCACCAGTTCGGTTACAGAACAAAACTGAGCTTACTGATAAAGCAAGCCATAAAAATGGAGTTGATGGTGTTGATCCATCTGTCAAGTCTCATCCCCAAGTACAGAACAATTTGAAAAATAAGAGGGCAGAAATGGAGAGGTATGTTCCAAAACCTGTAGCAAAAGAAATGGCGCAGCATGGAGGTAATCACCATCCCATGACATCTGCAGTCGATCATACTATCTTTGATGGATCTATTGGTAGAGATAATTCTGAAAGTACTCATAATACTATGATGGTTGCTGGGAAAATGGGCTTCTCTGCGGAGCCCCAGAATGGGATTAGCAGGCATAATAAACAAGGGAAAGCACAGGGGTCATGGCGGCAACGAGTATCAACAAAATCATCCAGCACACAAGTTTTGCAAGATGCTCCATCATATACTATTAATCATGGCCAGGAAATGCAAAAACTAAATGCGCATGAGCACGTGCAAAACCCTGATGCTATCTCAGTGCAAGAACAACAGAAGAGTACTACTGATGAATGGAGCGCTACTGATGAATGGAGCACTACTGACAACTCTGTCTCTGTTGAATCTATCCCAGTACCTACAGTAAAAGATCAGGGAGTGGCAGTTAGAGGGAAGAGACATGGTTTTAAGGGACACAAAAGCATGTTGAATAATCGTGATCTTGATCGAAATAAAAGCTCTAGTGCGGAGAATGACAAAAGTTTCACTCAATCTTCAACCTCTGAGATGAGTCAGATAGAGTTATCTGTTGTTTCAAAAGAAAATCTAGGTATTGGGGAACAATCAATATCTCATTTGCAACCAAAAGCTCAGGCAGTTTCAACTGGTCATCAACAGGGGAACAGACATAATATTAGTCAAAATGTTGGTGCTGAAGTTGTTTTGACTAACAAATCACAATCCAATCGGCATGATGGGGTGTTGCCACCACCGACACATGGCAAAGTTACTAATGATTCTTTACGCCAGATTTATCGTGATCAGCCAGTTTCTGGAAGAATCAATGCTGAGGATGCATCACATGTTAGGCAGCAAGAACCTAGAAGAGAGAGCAAGTCTGCTTCACTCGAGGGAAAACCCCACTTGCCATACCAAGGTCCTGGTAATCCAGTTGAACCTCCCCCCGGGAATTTTGATGCCAGGCAGGAGCAACACATGTCAGGATTTCGCAAAAGAGGAAACCAGAACAGCATGTTCAACAAATCTCAAGAATCACGTGGAGATTGGAATTATTCTGGACAAGATAACAAGCAACATATCCCACCTTCACACAGGGAGAGATCAAGGCGAAATTCACATTATGAGTATCAACCAGTTGGACCGTACAACAATAAATTTAGCAATTATGATGGACCCAAAGATGGTACTGATAGTTCAGGATCAGGTGCAAGGGCCTGGGGGAGGGGGGGCCAGAATCATTCAAGACGTGGTGGTGGAAATTTTACTGCACGACAAAGTGGAGTTTGA
- the LOC133816841 gene encoding protein MODIFIER OF SNC1 1-like isoform X2, whose amino-acid sequence MTSSTLSGDRRWPSSAKRGGLTVLGKVVVPKPINLPSQRSENNGSDPKVEIVPKGTLGWGSKSSSPWGSSSLSHNTDGGGGSPSHLSGRPSSGSGTRPSTASSDRAHEPTTNVCGPNSRPSSASGALTSNQTSLVALRPHSAETRPGSSQLSRFAEYSEQVAWNAAGTAENLGVTPSKNDGFSLTSRDFPTLGSAKENSDQSSRSRPGSSSSGLGTTKERIETSGASNISTSDNVKNSTVNSWKRDSPPNFEDGGRPGKEKWQGNPQTYPTFPQHYDGWCGPPLNSPQGGVWFRGPLGGPYGNLAAPAGYPMEPFPYYCPQIPTACLPNPHPVPPLGVGPRGPHPKNGDMYRPHMPDAFMGPGMRIRPDFYPGPLAYEGYYGPPTGYCSLNERDVPFMGMAAGPSIYNVYSGQRAIDPGNSQGRSSEYGSTNQTQIGEQVESIHPKDNQGPYKVLLKQHDSDDRKTEEHRSKSVVATDASREDQPRTFWEDDWRSYKKDEGSDLRKAPVEEASFQNSDNKGAPLVLAKVKSPRIGGNMKAIIDISGKKLESESIGLLKVPQPLIAAPKDSSLIQKIERLNAKARASDGRNEAINASSGEDRKNKFQANAKVMQNRNESSVGSSYLETCTTEISNSDTQQVVMSVGDKNLDSRAGTETNITRRSTHSSQSRDDHYGRGRIITQEVEGWQKEPSISESAAVVSTVYLETSNIHVQDHHNGFSENSGSVSLSHGKFEGRSVLPMFDRSDNQSQRAKMKELVKQKAKQLQEEEEERNKKQIARAFAKLEELNRRTQAIEVSTQKLENPSSGTVQNKQEESQPSGESSIGDKSYGMPKTGLGSKLNVVAQVDKGCTSGVENSCLSRGKLPSEALKSVSGEPVRMHAQSMPLQQEINGAIAAHNSSGPQAHESKVSKQKHTSFKQKQATSTEAPKTQADVEDKVTSLGVVANEVLSSGGSTVTVKSNANVDSSVHPRKKNSKNGKNKHKLEDASALSTSSPLGSKENLANFSVESSQPKAYDFQLNPSAVQLQTISRDADRSSEQHPSSPSDDSHGRVNSRWKPQQSHRVPRNPQGNRPFEKFHGNDAVVVWAPVRLQNKTELTDKASHKNGVDGVDPSVKSHPQVQNNLKNKRAEMERYVPKPVAKEMAQHGGNHHPMTSAVDHTIFDGSIGRDNSESTHNTMMVAGKMGFSAEPQNGISRHNKQGKAQGSWRQRVSTKSSSTQVLQDAPSYTINHGQEMQKLNAHEHVQNPDAISVQEQQKSTTDEWSATDEWSTTDNSVSVESIPVPTVKDQGVAVRGKRHGFKGHKSMLNNRDLDRNKSSSAENDKSFTQSSTSEMSQIELSVVSKENLGIGEQSISHLQPKAQAVSTGHQQGNRHNISQNVGAEVVLTNKSQSNRHDGVLPPPTHGKVTNDSLRQIYRDQPVSGRINAEDASHVRQQEPRRESKSASLEGKPHLPYQGPGNPVEPPPGNFDARQEQHMSGFRKRGNQNSMFNKSQESRGDWNYSGQDNKQHIPPSHRERSRRNSHYEYQPVGPYNNKFSNYDGPKDGTDSSGSGARAWGRGGQNHSRRGGGNFTARQSGV is encoded by the exons ATGACATCAAGTACATTGTCTGGAGATCGAAG ATGGCCCTCTTCGGCCAAAAGAGGTGGCTTGACTGTTCTGGGGAAAGTTGTCGTTCCAAAACCTATTAACTTACCCAGTCAAAG GTCAGAAAATAATGGGTCGGATCCCAAAGTTGAAATTGTACCCAA GGGTACCCTTGGTTGGGGCAGCAAATCCTCTTCTCCATGGGGTTCTTCATCACTTTCTCATAATACTGATGGTGGTGGCGGCTCACCAAGTCATCTAAGTGGCCGCCCTTCTTCTGGAAGTGGCACTCGCCCATCTACTGCAAGCAGTGATAGAGCTCATGAACCTACAACTAATGTATGTGGTCCAAATTCTCGGCCATCGTCCGCTTCTGGGGCATTGACATCAAACCAGACATCACTGGTAGCATTGCGTCCCCATAGTGCAGAAACAAGGCCTGGTAGTTCACAGCTTTCTCGGTTTGCTGAATACTCTGAACAAGTGGCATGGAATGCTGCTGGGACTGCAGAAAACTTG GGAGTGACACCATCCAAGAATGATGGATTTTCTCTTACTTCTAGAGACTTTCCAACACTTGGTTCAGCAAAAGAAAACTCTG ATCAGAGTTCTCGTAGCCGTCCTGGCTCATCCTCTAGTGGATTGGGAACAACTAAAGAGAGGATTGAAACATCTGGAGCTA GCAATATTTCTACCAGCGACAATGTAAAAAATAGCACAGTGAATTCTTGGAAAAGAGACAGTCCACCAAACTTTGAAGATGGAGGTAGACCTGGTAAGGAAAAGTGGCAGGGGAATCCCCAAACTTACCCTACCTTTCCACAACATTATGATGGTTGGTGTGGTCCTCCATTAAATAGTCCTCAAGGGGGTGTTTGGTTTAGGGGACCTCTGGGAGGTCCATATGGAAACCTGGCTGCTCCCGCTGGTTATCCAATGGAACCCTTTCCATATTATTGTCCACAGATTCCCACTGCTTGTCTTCCAAACCCACATCCAGTTCCCCCACTTGGAGTTGGCCCAAGAGGTCCACATCCTAAAAATGGGGATATGTACAGACCTCATATGCCAGATGCTTTCATGGGCCCAGGTATGCGTATCCGGCCTGATTTTTATCCTGGTCCATTAGCCTACGAGGGTTACTATGGTCCTCCTACAGGATACTGCAGTTTAAATGAACGAGATGTTCCTTTTATGGGAATGGCAGCTGGTCCTTCCATTTATAATGTGTACTCGGGTCAACGTGCTATTGATCCTGGCAATTCCCAGGGAAGGTCCAGCGAATATGGTTCTACCAACCAGACACAGATAGGAGAACAAGTGGAATCTATTCATCCTAAGGATAATCAAGGACCATACAAGGTTCTTCTGAAGCAGCATGATAGTGATGATAGAAAAACTGAGGAACATAGAAGCAAGAGTGTTGTAGCCACTGATGCATCAAGGGAAGACCAGCCAAGAACATTTTGGGAAGATGATTGGAGATCATATAAAAAGGATGAGGGGAGTGATTTAAGGAAAGCTCCCGTTGAAGAAGCTTCATTTCAGAATTCTGACAACAAAGGTGCTCCTTTAGTCCTTGCCAAAGTGAAATCCCCTAGAATTGGGGGGAACATGAAAGCCATCATTGACATTTCAGGGAAGAAATTGGAAAGTGAGTCCATTGGTTTGTTAAAGGTTCCACAACCACTCATTGCTGCCCCAAAAGATTCCAGTCTGATTCAGAAGATAGAAAGATTAAATGCAAAAGCACGTGCTTCTGATGGACGTAATGAAGCCATTAATGCTTCCAGTGGGGAAGATCGAAAAAATAAATTTCAAGCCAATGCAAAAGTTATGCAGAATAGGAATGAATCTAGCGTCGGGTCCTCATATCTTGAGACTTGTACAACTGAAATTAGCAACTCTGACACCCAACAAGTTGTCATGTCAGTTGGAGATAAGAACCTTGATTCAAGAGCTGGCACCGAGACAAACATCACAAG GAGATCTACACATTCCTCACAATCCAGAGATGATCATTATGGTAGAGGAAGAATTATTACCCAGGAGGTTGAAGGCTGGCAAAAGGAGCCTTCAATTTCTGAATCTGCTGCTGTTGTATCCACTGTGTATTTGGAAACTTCTAATATTCATGTGCAGGATCACCACAATGGATTTTCTGAAAATTCAGGTTCAGTGTCCCTTTCTCATGGCAAATTTGAGGGACGATCTGTGCTGCCAATGTTTGATCGAAGTGATAACCAATCCCAG CGTGCTAAGATGAAGGAGTTGGTTAAGCAAAAAGCCAAGCAACTacaggaggaagaggaggagcggAATAAGAAGCAGATAGCCAGGGCTTTTGCAAAGTTAGAAGAATTGAACAGGCGGACACAAGCCATTGAAGTGTCAACTCAAAAGCTGGAAAATCCTTCAAGTGGTACTGTTCAGAATAAGCAAGAAGAATCTCAGCCATCGGGTGAATCCTCTATAGGTGACAAGAGCTATGGGATGCCAAAGACAGGTTTGGGTTCTAAATTAAATGTAGTTGCTCAAGTTGACAAGGGCTGCACAAGTGGAGTTGAAAATTCCTGTTTATCACGTGGAAAACTACCTTCAGAGGCTCTAAAGAGTGTCTCTGGGGAACCTGTAAGGATGCATGCTCAATCCATGCCCTTGCAGCAAGAGATTAATGGTGCTATTGCTGCTCATAACAGTAGTGGTCCTCAAGCTCATGAAAGTAAGGTCTCTAAACAGAAGCATACAAGTTTTAAGCAAAAGCAAGCCACCTCCACTGAGGCCCCAAAGACTCAGGCGGATGTAGAAGATAAAGTTACATCTCTTGGTGTTGTAGCCAATGAAGTTCTCTCGAGTGGTGGGTCAACTGTCACAGTAAAATCAAATGCCAATGTAGATTCCTCTGTGCATCCTAGAAAGAAAAATAGTAAGAATGGGAAGAACAAGCACAAGTTAGAAGATGCTTCTGCATTATCTACTTCATCACCATTGGGATCAAAAGAGAACCTTGCAAATTTTTCTGTTGAAAGTTCTCAGCCAAAGGCATATGATTTTCAGTTGAATCCTAGTGCAGTTCAGTTGCAGACCATTTCGAGAGATGCAGATCGGTCTTCAGAGCAACACCCATCTTCACCAAGTGACGACTCTCATGGTAGAGTAAACAGCCGATGGAAACCTCAGCAGTCCCACAGAGTTCCAAGAAATCCACAAGGTAATAGACCTTTTGAAAAGTTTCACGGCAATGATGCTGTTGTTGTTTGGGCACCAGTTCGGTTACAGAACAAAACTGAGCTTACTGATAAAGCAAGCCATAAAAATGGAGTTGATGGTGTTGATCCATCTGTCAAGTCTCATCCCCAAGTACAGAACAATTTGAAAAATAAGAGGGCAGAAATGGAGAGGTATGTTCCAAAACCTGTAGCAAAAGAAATGGCGCAGCATGGAGGTAATCACCATCCCATGACATCTGCAGTCGATCATACTATCTTTGATGGATCTATTGGTAGAGATAATTCTGAAAGTACTCATAATACTATGATGGTTGCTGGGAAAATGGGCTTCTCTGCGGAGCCCCAGAATGGGATTAGCAGGCATAATAAACAAGGGAAAGCACAGGGGTCATGGCGGCAACGAGTATCAACAAAATCATCCAGCACACAAGTTTTGCAAGATGCTCCATCATATACTATTAATCATGGCCAGGAAATGCAAAAACTAAATGCGCATGAGCACGTGCAAAACCCTGATGCTATCTCAGTGCAAGAACAACAGAAGAGTACTACTGATGAATGGAGCGCTACTGATGAATGGAGCACTACTGACAACTCTGTCTCTGTTGAATCTATCCCAGTACCTACAGTAAAAGATCAGGGAGTGGCAGTTAGAGGGAAGAGACATGGTTTTAAGGGACACAAAAGCATGTTGAATAATCGTGATCTTGATCGAAATAAAAGCTCTAGTGCGGAGAATGACAAAAGTTTCACTCAATCTTCAACCTCTGAGATGAGTCAGATAGAGTTATCTGTTGTTTCAAAAGAAAATCTAGGTATTGGGGAACAATCAATATCTCATTTGCAACCAAAAGCTCAGGCAGTTTCAACTGGTCATCAACAGGGGAACAGACATAATATTAGTCAAAATGTTGGTGCTGAAGTTGTTTTGACTAACAAATCACAATCCAATCGGCATGATGGGGTGTTGCCACCACCGACACATGGCAAAGTTACTAATGATTCTTTACGCCAGATTTATCGTGATCAGCCAGTTTCTGGAAGAATCAATGCTGAGGATGCATCACATGTTAGGCAGCAAGAACCTAGAAGAGAGAGCAAGTCTGCTTCACTCGAGGGAAAACCCCACTTGCCATACCAAGGTCCTGGTAATCCAGTTGAACCTCCCCCCGGGAATTTTGATGCCAGGCAGGAGCAACACATGTCAGGATTTCGCAAAAGAGGAAACCAGAACAGCATGTTCAACAAATCTCAAGAATCACGTGGAGATTGGAATTATTCTGGACAAGATAACAAGCAACATATCCCACCTTCACACAGGGAGAGATCAAGGCGAAATTCACATTATGAGTATCAACCAGTTGGACCGTACAACAATAAATTTAGCAATTATGATGGACCCAAAGATGGTACTGATAGTTCAGGATCAGGTGCAAGGGCCTGGGGGAGGGGGGGCCAGAATCATTCAAGACGTGGTGGTGGAAATTTTACTGCACGACAAAGTGGAGTTTGA